The following is a genomic window from Micromonospora cathayae.
GAACTGGCCATCGCGCTCGCCCTCGACCCCCGGGTGCTGCTGCTCGACGAGCCGACCGCCGGAATGGGCCTGGAGGACGTCGACCGCACCGTCGAGCTGGTCGACCGGGTCCGCGCCGGCCGGACCGTGGTGCTGGTCGAGCACAACATGAGCGTGGTCGGCCGGCTCGCCGACACCGTCACCGTGCTCCAGGCCGGGAAGGTCCTCGTCGAGGGGCCGTACCAGCAGGTCCGGGCCGACGAACGCGTGATCACCGCCTACCTGGGAGCGACCGATGCCGCCACCGACGCCGTCCCGCACGGAGCCACCGATGCTGCGCGTTGACGACCTGTCCGCCTGGTACGGCGAGGCGCGGGTGCTGCGCGGGGTGAGCCTCACCGTGGCCGCCGGCGAGGTGGTCACCCTGGTCGGGCGGAACGGGGCCGGCAAGTCCACCCTGCTGCGCTGCGTGATGGGGCTGCACGCCGGCCGCAGCGGCACCGTCACCCTGGACGGTCGGGACGTCGGTCGCCTCCCGGCGCACCGCCGGGCCCGGCTCGGCCTGGGCTGGGTCCCCGACGACCGGGGCGCGTACGCCACCCTCAGCGTCACCGAGAACCTGACCCTGCCGCCCACCGTCGGCCCGGACCCGTGGCCGCTGGCCCGGGTGTACGAGGCGTTCCCCGCCCTGTACGCGCGCCGGGACTCGGCCGCCACCACCCTCTCCGGCGGCGAGCAGCAGATGCTCGCCCTGGCCCGGGTGCTGCGGATGGGGGCGCGGTTGCTGCTCTGCGACGAGCCCACCGAGGGGCTCTCGCCGCTGCTGGTGAGCCAGGTGGGCGACATTCTGCGGCAGGCCAAGGCGCACGGGGTGACCGTGCTGCTGGTCGAGCAGAACCTGCACTTCGCCACCGGCGTCGCCGACCGGCACTACCTGCTGGCCGAGGGACGCGTGGTGGAGGCGATGGAGAACTCCGAGGTGCGCTCGCGGGAACGCGAGCTGCTGTCGTACCTCGGTATCTGACCGACCGTGACCCGCGCGGCGTAGCGCGGACGAAGGGATGACCCATGCGGAGGACCGTGGGAGTGGCCGTCGTTTCGACGGCGGCGCTGCTGGTGACCGGCTGTGGCGGCGGAGGACCGCAGTCCTCCGGCGACGGGAAGCTCAGCGGCGACAGGATCGTGCTCGGGGTGCTCAACGACCAGTCCGGCGTCTACCTGGAGCTGTCCGGGAAGAACTCGGTCAAGGCGGTGGAACTGGCCATCGCCGACTTCAAGAAGAAGTACGGCGACGACGCGGTGACCACCGACATCACCGTGGAGACCGCCGACCACCAGAACAAGCCGGACATCGCCAACACAAAAGCCGCCGAGATGTACGACCGCAAGGCCGTCGACCTGATCCTCGACGTGCCCACCTCGTCGGCGGCGGAGAAGGTCGCCGACGTGGCGAAGGAGAAGAAGAAGCTCTACTTCAACATCGGCGCGGCCACCACCACGCTGACCGGCGCGAAGTGCAACAGGTACACCTTCCACTACGCCTACGACACGTACATGCTGGCCAACGGCACCGGCCGGAACACCACCGAACAGGGCGCGAAGAACTGGTACGTGCTCTACCCGAACTACCAGTTCGGGCAGGACATGGAACGCAGCTTCTCGGCCGCCATCACCGGTGCCGGTGGGAAGGTGGTCGCGAAGGACGCCGCGCCGTTCCCGAACACCAGCGGCGACTACTCGACGTACCTGCTCAAGGCTCCGACGCTGAACCCGAAGCCGGACGTGCTGGGCACCATGCAGGCCGGCGCGGAACTGGTCAACGTGGTCAAGCAGTACAACGAGTTCAAGCTCCGGGAGAAGGGCGTCGGCCTGGCGGTGGGGCTGATGTTCCTCACCGACATCCACTCGCTCACCCCGGACGCGCTGGCCGGCACCACCTACACCGACGCCTGGTACTGGAACTTCGACCAGCGCAACCGGGAGTTCGCCGACCGGTTCAAGGAGGCCACCGGCACCCGGCCCACCTTCGCGCACGCGGCCAACTACTCGGCCGCCACCCAGTACCTGGAGGCGGTGCAGGCCGCCGGCACCGACGACGCGGACACCATCGTCGACGCGCTGGAGGGCAAGACCGTCGACGACGTGTTCCTGCGCAACGGCAAGATCCGCGCCGAGGACCACCGGGTCGTGCACGACGCGTACCTGGCCCAGGTCAAGCCGGCCGCCGAGGTCACCGAGGAGTGGGACTACGTGAAGATCCTCAAGACCATCCCGGCGGCCGAGGCGTTCCGCGCCCCGTCCCCGGACTGCCGGATGTGACCCGGCCGTGACCGGCTTCCTCCAGAACACCTTCAACGGGCTGGTGAGCGGGGCGTTCTACGCCCTGCTCGCCCTCGGCCTCGCGGTCATCTTCGGCATGCTCCGGGTGGTCAACTTCGCCCACGGCGCGTTCTACATGCTCGGCGCGTTCGGCGCGTACGTGCTGCTCGCCGAGGCCGGGGTGCCGTTCTGGGCGGCCCTGGTGATCATGCCGGTCGGGCTGGGTCTGCTCGGGATGGCCCTGGAACGGGCCTTCATCCACCGGCTCACCCGGCTCGACCCGCTCTACAACTTCCTGCTCACCTTCGGGCTGACGCTGATCCTCCAGGACCTGGTCAAGCTCCGGTACGGGGTGCAGTCCAGCCCGTACGCCACCCCGGCCGAGCTGAGCGGATCGGTCGACCTCGGGCTGTTCGACTTCCCCACCTACCGGGTGTTCATCCTGGTGTTCGCGGTCGCCGTCTGCGTGGCCGCCTGGTGGCTGCTCGGGCACACCCGGGTCGGCATGGTGGTCCGGGCGGCCACCGAACGCCCCGAGCTGACCCGGGCGTTCGGTATCGACGTCGGCCGGTGGATCACGCCGGTGTTCGGGTTCGGCATCGCCCTCGCGGCCCTGGCCGGGGTGCTGGCCGCCCCGATGCGCGCGGTCAACCCGCTGATGGGCGCCGACCTGATCATCGTGGTCTTCGCGGTGGTGGTGATCGGCGGACTCGGGTCCATCTTCGGGTCGGTGGCCGCCGGCTTCGGCATCGGCCTGATCCAGGCATGGGGCGAGGCGTACCTGTCGGACTGGCCGATCCTGTCCCAGACGATCGTGTTCATCGTGATGGCCGTGGTGCTGCTCTGGCGGCCGGCCGGGCTGTTCGGCCGAGAGGAGGCACCGGCGTGACCACCCTGGTCGACGACCCCACCCCGGGCACCGCGAAGCGGCCCCCGTCCGCGTTGGCCGCCGCCGGCCGCGCCCCCCGCTGGCTGCGGTACGCGCTGCTCGCCGTCGGTCTGGCCGTGGCGTTCTGGCTGCCCAACGGGCTGTACCCGGCGGTCGCCGTGGACATCCTCTGCTGGGCGCTGTTCGCCGTCTCGGTGGACCTGCTGCTCGGCTACACCGGGCTGATGTCCTTCGGGCACGCCGCGTTCTGGGGCACCTCGGCGTACGTCACCGGGCTGGTCGCCATCCACCTCGGCCTGCCGTTCCCGGCGGCGGTGCTGCTCGGCGCGCTGGCCGCCGCCGCGCTCGCGGTGCCGATCGGGTACCTGGCGGTGAGCCGTACCGGCATCTACTTCGCCATGGTCACCCTGGCGTTCGCCCAGATGGTCTACTACATCGCCAACGAGTGGCGCTCGGTCACCCGGGGCGAGAACGGCCTCCAGGGCGTACCGAGGGACCTGTTCGGCCTGGACCTCACCGACGACTACTGGTTCTACTACGCGGCGCTGCCGATCGTGCTGCTCGGGCTGGCCGCCGCCTGGCGGATCGTGCACTCGCCGTTCGGGCGGGTGCTGGTCGGCATCCGGGACAACCCGGCCCGGGCCCGCGCGCTCGGCTACCCGGTCCGCCGGTACAAGCTCACCGCGTTCGTGCTCTCCGGGTTCCTCGCCGGGCTCGGTGGCGGCCTGTTCGCCGTCGGGCACCGGTTCGTCTCGCTGGACACCCTGCACTGGACCACCTCCGGCAAGGCGGTGATCGTGGTGGTACTCGGCGGCATCGGCACCCTGTGGGGCGGGGTGCTCGGCGCGGCCGTGCTGGTCCGGCTGGAGGACTGGCTGTCGTTCTCCGGCTTCGAGGCGATCGGCCTGGTCACCGGCGGCATCTTCGTCGTCGTCGTGCTGGTGTTCCGGCGCGGCATCTGGGGTTCGGTGGCCGCGCTCGCCGTCCGCTGGCGGACCCGCCGCCGGGAATGAGCACCCGCTGACCGCATCCGTTCCGGCCGGTCCGGGCGAACCCCCTGGTAGAGATCGTCTACCAGGGGGTGCGTGTCGGTGTCGGGCCAACGGATACCGGGCGAGGTGGCGGAGACGGCGCGCAAGCGCCTCGCCGCCGCCGCCGAGGACCTGGACAGCAACCGGGTCGCCGGGCTGCTCATGGAACTTGCCGGCCAGTCGGGGGTCGGGCCGGTGTGGGACGAGGTCTGTGTGCCGCTGCTGACCGGGCAGGCCGGCCGGAGCGCGCCGGAGGTGGCCGTCGAGCATGCCCTCTCCGAGGGCATCCGGACCGGGCTGGACGTGCTGCACCGTTCGCCCCGGGCCCCGCTGCCGCCCAGCGGGGTGCTGCTCGCCGGAGCCGAACAGGAGCACCACTGCCTGGGGCTGCACGTGCTGGCCGCCGCACTGCGGGAACAGCGGCGCGGCGCGCTGCTGCTCGGCCCGGCGCTGCCCTGGGCGGCGCTGAGCAGCGCCGTGCGCCGGGCCCGCCCGCACACCGTGATCGTCTGGTCGCAGACCCCGGTCACCGGACGCGCCTACCGCCTGGTCCGGCTGGGCCGGGACTTTCCCGCCGTCCGGGTCTTCGGCGCCGGGCCGGGCTGGATCGAGGAACTGCCCGCGCCGGCGGCCCGGCTCACCTCGCTGACGGCCGCCGCCGCCGTCTGCCAACTGCCGTCCTGACCCCGGCCGGCGGATCAGCGGTCGGTCCGGTGCACGTTCTCAGCGGGCGGGGTCGCGGAGCCGGTGCAGGCGCAGCGCGAGCTGCACCTCCAGCGCCCGCTCGGGCCGCTGCCAGTCCGCGCCGAGCAGCTGCCCGACCCGGTCCAGCCGCTGGGTGACCGTGTTGACGTGCACGTGCAACTGCTCGGCGGCCCGGGCCAGGCTCCCACCCACCCCGAAGTACGCCTCCAGCGTCCGCACCAGCGCGGTGCCCCGCCGCGCGTCGTAGTCCACCACCGGGCCGACCGTGTCGGTGAGGAACCGGGCCACGTCCCGGTCACCCCGGTCGGAGACCGCGCCCAGCAGCAGCCCGACGAAGCCCAGCTCGGCGGTGCTCGCCCCCTGCCCGGTGCGGCCCAGCGCGCCGAGCGCGGTCAGGCAGCGGTCCGCCTCCCGGAACGTGGTCGCCAGCGACGCCGGCCCGGTGGCCGGGCCGCTCGCCCCGGCGGTCACCGGCCGGCCGGTCACCCGGGACAGGTCCCGGGCCACCGCCCGCGCCGCCGTGCCGGCGTCGGAGCCCGGCAGCATCAGCACCACCCGACCGTCCCGCGCCGCGGCCAGGCCACCCCGGGTCGAGGCGTACGTGGTGGCCCAGGAGAGCACCCGCTGCCGGGCCTGCCCGGTCGCGGCGATCGCGTCGTCGCCCACCGCCACCAGCACGTGCGGGGCGTCCAGGTCCACGCCGAGCCGTCGGCCCCGGCTGCGCAGCGCCTCCGGGTCGGCGACCGGCCGGGCGATCAGGTCGTCGAGCAGCTCACCCCGGACCCGGCCCTCGGCCTCGGCGACGGTCCGCCGGAACAGCAGCAGCAGCGCGGTGACCAGGGCGGCCCGCTCCAAGATCCGCTGGTCGGCGTCGACCAGTTCGTCGTCGGAGCGCAGCACCAGCGCGCCCAGGTTCTCCGCGCCGGCCACCACCGCGGCGTACCAGAGCCGGCCCCGACGCACGCTGCGCCCCTCGGTCCGGGACGCGGCCACCGCCTCCACCATGTCGGTGCGTTCCGGCTCGTCGATCGCCCCGACCCGGGCCAGCAGCCGGCCCTCGGCGTCCAGCGCCAGCAGCGCGCCGCCGAGCACGTCGGTGACCGCCGCCGCCACGTCCTCCACCCCGCCGCCGCGCAGCACCAGCGCGGTCATCCGGTCGTGGGCCGCCGCCGCCCGCTCCACCGACGCGCTGTGCGCCCGGATGGTGGTGTTCGCCGCCGACAGTTCGGCCAGCGCGGCCCGGGTCTCGGCCAGCAGCCGGGCGGTGTCGATCGCCACCGCGGCGTGCGCGGCGAGCGAGACCAGCAGCGCCACCTCCTCCCGGGCGAACGGACGGGCGGACCGGTTCGCCGCGTACAGCACGCCGATCGAGGTGGAGCCGAGCCGCAGCGGCACCCCGAGGATCGCCACCAGGCCCTCCTCGCGTACCCCGGCGTCGATCTCCCCGGTGTGGTGGAACCGCTCGTCCTCGTCGTAGTTCGCGGTGACGTACGGGGTACCGGACTGGGCGACCAGCCCGCCCAGGCCCGCCCCCATCGGCAGCCGCAGCCGCTGGAACCGGGCGGAGACCGACCCGTCGGTGACCCGCATGTACGTGTCGCCCCGGTCGTCGTCGTTGAGCGTCATGTACGCCACGTCCGCGCCGAGCAGGTTCCGGGCCCGGTGCACGATGGCCCGCAGCACGTCGTCGGAGTCGCGCAGCCCGGCCAGGTCGCTGGCGGTGTCGTACAGCCCGGACAGTTCGGTCTCCCGCCGGCGGCGGCGTTCCAGCAGCGCCCGGACCCGCAGCGCGACCACCTTGGCCTGCTCCAGTTCGGCGATCCGGTCGGCGGGCAGGCCGGCGGAGCGGGCGGCCACCAGCGGCCCCTCGAACTCGACCGCCGCGGCCTCCCGGGCGAGCAGCTCCAGGAACTCGATCGGCGACGACATGACCGACATTGTGCGGGTCACCTCTAGTTCGCCGTCCAGCCCCCGTCGAGGGCGATGGACGAGCCGGTGATGAAGGCGGCCGGCGGCGAGCACAGGTACGCCACCAGTTCGGCGACCTCCTCCGGCTCGATCAGCCGCTTGATCGCCGCCCGGGCCAGCATGATCTTCTCGATCACCTCGTCCTCGCCGATGCCGTGCCGGGCCGCCTGGTCGGCGATCTGGCTCTCCACCAGCGCGGTCCGCACGTACGCCGGGTTGACGCAGTTGGCGGTCACCCCGTGTGCCGCCCCCTCCAACGCGACGACCTTGGAGAAGCCCTCCAGCGCGTGCTTGGCCGACACGTACGCCGACTTGTACGCCGAGGCGCGCAGCCCGTGCACCGAGGAGATGTTGACGATCCGGCCCCAACCGCGCGCGTACATGTACGGCAGCGCCTTGCGCACGATCAGGAACGGCGCCTCCACCATCACCCGATGCAGGTGGGAGAAGCGTTCGACCGGGAACTCCGGCACCGGCGCGACGTACTGGAGGCCGGCGTTGTTGACCACGATGTCCACCTCGGCGTCCAGCCGGTCCACCGCGTCCGGGTCGGCCAGGTCGACGCCCTCGGCCCGCCCGCCGGCCTCGGCGGCGACCGCCTTGGCCGCCTCGACGTTGCGGTCCACCACCTGCACCGCCGCCCCGGCGGCGGCCAGCCGCAGCGCGCACGCCCGGCCGATGCCACTGCCACCACCGGTCACCAGCGCGGTACGACCGGTGAGGTCGACCTGTACGACATGGGGGAACGCCACGGGTTCAGCCGTCATGGCGCAGAAGTTACGAGGTGTGTGGCCGACGGCACATGGTTCGCCCGCACATACTCCGTACCCCGGCTATGTGGACCTGCGGATGGGCCGGCGTGTCCCCGCGACCGGTCGTCGGAGCTGGCAAGTAGGGTGTCGAACACACGTACTGCCGGTGGCTCGGGGAGGAGGCGGCGTGCGGGTGCTGGGCGTCGACCCGGGGCTGACCCGGTGCGGGGTCGGCGTGGTCGAGGGCGTCCCCGGGCGGCCCTGCACGCTGGTCGCGTACACGGTGGTCCGCACCGACCCCGACGACGAGCTGCCGCACCGGCTGCTGCTGCTGGACCGGGCACTGACCGAGCTGGTCGCCGAGCACCGTCCGGAGAGCGTCGCGGTGGAGCGGGTGTTCAGCCAGCACAACGTCCGGACGGTGATGGGCACCGCCCAGGCCAGCGGGATCGCCGTGCTGGCCGGCGCGCGGGCCGGGCTGCCGGTGCAGACGTACACCCCCAGCGAGGTGAAGGCGGCGATCACCGGGTCGGGGGTCGCGGACAAGGCGCAGATGACCGCCATGGTGACCCGGCTGCTGCGGCTGGCCGAGCCGCCCAAGCCGGCCGATGCCGCCGACGCCCTCGCCCTGGCCATCTGCCACGTCTGGCGGGGCGGTACCCGCTCGAAGCTGGCCGCCGCCGCCGACCGGGTCCGACGAGGAGGAGCACGATGATCGCCAGCGTGCGCGGCACGGTGACCGCGACCGGCCCGGACCACGCGGTGGTGGAGGTCGGCGGGGTGGGCCTCGCCGTGCAGTGCGCCCCCGGCACCCTGGCCGAGCTGCGGGTCGGCCAGCAGGCCCGGCTCGCCACCAGCCTGGTGGTCCGGGAGGATTCGCTCACCCTGTACGGCTTCGCCGACGACGACGCCAAGGCACTGTTCGAGCTGCTCCAGACGGCCAGCGGGGTGGGGCCCCGGCTGGCCCAGGCGGTGCTCGCGGTGCACACCCCGGACGCGGTGCGCAAGGCCATCGCCAACGCCGACACCGCCGCGCTGACCCGGGTGCCCGGGATCGGCAAGAAGGGTGCCGAGCGCCTGGTGCTGGAGCTGCGGGACCGGATCGGCCCGGTCGCGGTGGGCGCCGACGGCGCGGCCGGGGTGACCACCGGGGCGTGGCCCGAGCAGGTCCGCCAGGCGCTGGTCGGGCTGGGCTGGACGGCGGGCCAGGCCGACCAGGCGGTGGCCGCCGTGGCGGAGACGATCGACGGGCCGACCCCGCCGGTGCCGGTCCTGCTCAAGCAGGCCATCCGACTCCTGGGCCGGACGAGGTGAGCGGCGTGCGGCCGGTGGGCGGCGACGTCGTGGCGGGGCCGGCATGACCGGCGACGGCCTGATCTCGGCGTACGCGCAGGACGCCGAACGGGACCTGGAGGTGAGCGTCCGGCCGAAGCGGCTGGCCGAGTTCATCGCCCAGGACCGGGTCCGCGACCAGCTCGACCTGCTGCTCCAGGGGGCGATGCGGCGCGGCTCCCCACCTGACCACATCCTGCTGTCCGGGCCGCCCGGCCTGGGTAAGACCAGCCTGGCCAACATCGTCGCCGCCGAGCTGGGCTCCGGCATCCGGGTGACCAGCGGCCCGGCCATCGAACGCTCCGGCGACCTGGCGGCGATCGTGACCAGCCTCGCCGAGGGCGACGTGCTGTTCATCGACGAGATTCACCGGATCGCCCGGCCGGCGGAGGAGCTGCTCTACAGCGCCATGGAGGACTTCCGGGTCGACGTGGTGGTCGGCAAGGGGCCGGGGGCCACCGCCATCCCGCTCGACGTGGAGCCGTTCACCCTGGTCGGCGCGACCACCCGGTCCGGTCTGCTGACCGGCCCGATGCGGGACCGGTTCGGCTTCGTCGCCCACCTGGACTTCTACTCCCCGACGGAGCTGGAGGCGCTGCTGCACCGGTCGGCCCGCATCCTCGGCGTGCCGATCACCCCCGACGGGGCCGCCGAGATCGCCGGCCGGTCCCGGGGCACCCCCCGGATCGCCAACCGGCTGCTGCGCCGGGTGCGCGACTTCGCCGAGGTCCGGGCCGACGGGGTGGTCACCGTGGAGACCGCCCGGGCCGCGCTGACCGTGTACGACGTGGACGCCCTCGGGCTGGACCGCCTCGACCGGGCGGTGCTGACCGCGCTGGTGGACACGTTCCGGGGTGGCCCGGTGGGGCTGTCGACCCTGGCGGTGGCGGTCGGCGAACAGTCGGACACGGTGGAGGAGGTCTGCGAGCCGTTCCTGGTACGGGCCGGGCTGCTGGCCCGTACGCCTCGGGGCCGGGTGGCGACCGAGGCGGCCTGGCATCATCTGGGGCGTACCCCGCCGAATGGTACATTTGGCGGCGGTACCCCTCCCGTGCCCGATCTCTTCTCCGTCGAGCCTGATCAGCCGTGATGTGAACGTGATGCATGCGGCGTTCGGCGTTCCCAGGTGCAGGGATTAGACTCGCGCCGGTCTGTACAGGACGTGAGAACACGCCTCCGCTCCGACGCCCCCCGGCGTGCCGGAGGCCAATGGGAAGGTCTTCACCGTGTTTTACGCAGCAGAGGGCGGTGGGGGAGCCGGCGGTCTGACGCCGATCCTCATGATCGCTCTGCTCTTCGGCGTCATGTACTTCATGATGATCCGCCCCCAGCAGAAGCGCCGCAAGGAAGCCGAGTCGATGCAGTCCTCGCTCGCCCCGGGCGACGAGGTGGTCACCATCGGCGGGCTCTACGGGACGGTCACCCGGGTCGACGACGACACGGTGAGCCTCGAGGTCGCCCCGGGCGTCGAGACCCGGTACGCCCGCCCGGCCGTCGCCCGCGTGGTCGCCAAGGCCGACAAGGGCGAGCCGACCGAGTCGGTCATCGAGGACACCCCGGTCAAGGAGTGACTCCGCGCGCCGGAAGGGGCTGCGCGCGGATCGAAACAAGTGGATAGTAGGTCGACGCTCGGTGTCGACCCGGGCAGGACCAGCCGGCCGGTGCACCCCGTCGCCGCGTCCTGACCGGGTCGGCACCCGACGGCGACCCGGAAAACGCGTGGCCGGGTCGGCCGGCCCGACACCCGCCGCCTACCACCAGCGGCGCGACCGCACAGGGAGACAGGACAGCCGTGGCACCACCTCAGGGACAGATGCGTCCGGGACGGCAACTCGCCGTGCTCGGCGTCATCTTCGTCGTCCTCTATCTTTTGGTGTTCTTCGCGGGCGGGGCCAGCGGTGGCTGGAAGGACCGGCTCGAGCCCAAGCTCGGCCTGGACCTGGTCGGCGGCACCCGGCTCACGCTCGAGGCGACCAACACCATCGACGGTCGTCCGCCGAGTGCGGAGAGCCTCGAAGAGGCCCGCCGGATCATCGAGAACCGGGTCAACGGGCTCGGGGTCGCCGAAGCCGAGGTGGTCACCGAGGGCAACCGGAACATCGTCATCTCGCTGCCCGGTGAGAACCGGGACCTGACCGAGGTCGGCACCGCCGCCGAACTGCGGTTCCGCAAGGTCCTCAAGGTCACCGACGGCAGCGGCGCGACCGCCACCCCGCCGTCGGCCACCCCGGCACCGTCCGGCAGCCCCGCCCCGTCCGGCAGCCCGGCCGCCTCGCCCAGCGCATCGGCGCGGGCCACCGCGTCACCGAGCGCGGGCGGTCAGGGCGGCGGTGCGCCCGCCCCCAGCGCCACCCCTGCCCCGAGCGCGTCGGCCAGCGCCGCCCCGGCCCCGAGCGCCAGCGCCGAGCCGGTGCCGCAGGGCATCGAGGAGCAGCGCAAGGCCGTCGAGCAGAAGGTCGGCGCCGCCGCCTGGCAGGCCGCCAACGGCCTCCAGGCCCCGGCCGACGTCAGCGCCGACCCGACGCTGGCCGAGCGGCTGAAGCCGTTCGGCACGCTCACCCCGCGCGAGATCGCGGTGCTGCCGGCGAACATGCAGTTCAACGTGCCGACCATCACCTGCGAGCAGCTCGACGACCGGCCGGCCGGCTCGATCAACGACGAGAAGCAGCAGGCGGTGGCCTGTGAGACCGGCGCGAAGTACCTGCTCGACGTCGCGAAGGTGCTCGGCACCGACGTCGACGACGCCAACCCGGCCCTGGACCAGACCGGCCAGTGGGTGGTCAGCCTGAACTTCACCGGTGACGGCCAGTCCAAGTGGACCGCGCTGACCCGGGAGGCGTTCAACAACGAGGGCCAGGCGTGTGACGCCTCCGCGCTCGGCCAGGACGGCAAGTGCCGGGTGGCGGTCGTGCTGGACAACAACGTGATCTCCTCGCCGGAGATCCAGGGCGTGCTCACCGGTGACTCGCAGATCACCGGCAGCTTCAACAACCGGACCGCCACCGAGCTGTCCAGCCAGCTCCGCTACGGCGCGCTGCCGGTCACCTTCGAGCCGCAGGAGCAGCAGAACGTCTCCGCCACCCTGGGTGAGAGCCACCTGCGCGCCGGTCTGCTCGCCGCCGGTATCGGCATGGCGCTGGTCATCATCTACGCGTTCTTCTACTACCGGCTGCTCGGCTCGGTGATCTTCCTGAGCCTGGTGCTGTCCGCGCTGCTGGTCTTCGGCGCGCTGGTCTACCTGGGCCGGCAGATCGGCTTCACGCTGACCCTCGCCGGCATCGCCGGCATG
Proteins encoded in this region:
- a CDS encoding branched-chain amino acid ABC transporter permease, which encodes MVDDPTPGTAKRPPSALAAAGRAPRWLRYALLAVGLAVAFWLPNGLYPAVAVDILCWALFAVSVDLLLGYTGLMSFGHAAFWGTSAYVTGLVAIHLGLPFPAAVLLGALAAAALAVPIGYLAVSRTGIYFAMVTLAFAQMVYYIANEWRSVTRGENGLQGVPRDLFGLDLTDDYWFYYAALPIVLLGLAAAWRIVHSPFGRVLVGIRDNPARARALGYPVRRYKLTAFVLSGFLAGLGGGLFAVGHRFVSLDTLHWTTSGKAVIVVVLGGIGTLWGGVLGAAVLVRLEDWLSFSGFEAIGLVTGGIFVVVVLVFRRGIWGSVAALAVRWRTRRRE
- a CDS encoding 3-hydroxybutyrate dehydrogenase, with translation MTAEPVAFPHVVQVDLTGRTALVTGGGSGIGRACALRLAAAGAAVQVVDRNVEAAKAVAAEAGGRAEGVDLADPDAVDRLDAEVDIVVNNAGLQYVAPVPEFPVERFSHLHRVMVEAPFLIVRKALPYMYARGWGRIVNISSVHGLRASAYKSAYVSAKHALEGFSKVVALEGAAHGVTANCVNPAYVRTALVESQIADQAARHGIGEDEVIEKIMLARAAIKRLIEPEEVAELVAYLCSPPAAFITGSSIALDGGWTAN
- a CDS encoding ABC transporter substrate-binding protein, whose product is MRRTVGVAVVSTAALLVTGCGGGGPQSSGDGKLSGDRIVLGVLNDQSGVYLELSGKNSVKAVELAIADFKKKYGDDAVTTDITVETADHQNKPDIANTKAAEMYDRKAVDLILDVPTSSAAEKVADVAKEKKKLYFNIGAATTTLTGAKCNRYTFHYAYDTYMLANGTGRNTTEQGAKNWYVLYPNYQFGQDMERSFSAAITGAGGKVVAKDAAPFPNTSGDYSTYLLKAPTLNPKPDVLGTMQAGAELVNVVKQYNEFKLREKGVGLAVGLMFLTDIHSLTPDALAGTTYTDAWYWNFDQRNREFADRFKEATGTRPTFAHAANYSAATQYLEAVQAAGTDDADTIVDALEGKTVDDVFLRNGKIRAEDHRVVHDAYLAQVKPAAEVTEEWDYVKILKTIPAAEAFRAPSPDCRM
- the ruvA gene encoding Holliday junction branch migration protein RuvA encodes the protein MIASVRGTVTATGPDHAVVEVGGVGLAVQCAPGTLAELRVGQQARLATSLVVREDSLTLYGFADDDAKALFELLQTASGVGPRLAQAVLAVHTPDAVRKAIANADTAALTRVPGIGKKGAERLVLELRDRIGPVAVGADGAAGVTTGAWPEQVRQALVGLGWTAGQADQAVAAVAETIDGPTPPVPVLLKQAIRLLGRTR
- a CDS encoding transcriptional regulator, giving the protein MSGQRIPGEVAETARKRLAAAAEDLDSNRVAGLLMELAGQSGVGPVWDEVCVPLLTGQAGRSAPEVAVEHALSEGIRTGLDVLHRSPRAPLPPSGVLLAGAEQEHHCLGLHVLAAALREQRRGALLLGPALPWAALSSAVRRARPHTVIVWSQTPVTGRAYRLVRLGRDFPAVRVFGAGPGWIEELPAPAARLTSLTAAAAVCQLPS
- the ruvC gene encoding crossover junction endodeoxyribonuclease RuvC, with protein sequence MRVLGVDPGLTRCGVGVVEGVPGRPCTLVAYTVVRTDPDDELPHRLLLLDRALTELVAEHRPESVAVERVFSQHNVRTVMGTAQASGIAVLAGARAGLPVQTYTPSEVKAAITGSGVADKAQMTAMVTRLLRLAEPPKPADAADALALAICHVWRGGTRSKLAAAADRVRRGGAR
- a CDS encoding helix-turn-helix domain-containing protein; this encodes MSVMSSPIEFLELLAREAAAVEFEGPLVAARSAGLPADRIAELEQAKVVALRVRALLERRRRRETELSGLYDTASDLAGLRDSDDVLRAIVHRARNLLGADVAYMTLNDDDRGDTYMRVTDGSVSARFQRLRLPMGAGLGGLVAQSGTPYVTANYDEDERFHHTGEIDAGVREEGLVAILGVPLRLGSTSIGVLYAANRSARPFAREEVALLVSLAAHAAVAIDTARLLAETRAALAELSAANTTIRAHSASVERAAAAHDRMTALVLRGGGVEDVAAAVTDVLGGALLALDAEGRLLARVGAIDEPERTDMVEAVAASRTEGRSVRRGRLWYAAVVAGAENLGALVLRSDDELVDADQRILERAALVTALLLLFRRTVAEAEGRVRGELLDDLIARPVADPEALRSRGRRLGVDLDAPHVLVAVGDDAIAATGQARQRVLSWATTYASTRGGLAAARDGRVVLMLPGSDAGTAARAVARDLSRVTGRPVTAGASGPATGPASLATTFREADRCLTALGALGRTGQGASTAELGFVGLLLGAVSDRGDRDVARFLTDTVGPVVDYDARRGTALVRTLEAYFGVGGSLARAAEQLHVHVNTVTQRLDRVGQLLGADWQRPERALEVQLALRLHRLRDPAR
- a CDS encoding branched-chain amino acid ABC transporter permease — its product is MTGFLQNTFNGLVSGAFYALLALGLAVIFGMLRVVNFAHGAFYMLGAFGAYVLLAEAGVPFWAALVIMPVGLGLLGMALERAFIHRLTRLDPLYNFLLTFGLTLILQDLVKLRYGVQSSPYATPAELSGSVDLGLFDFPTYRVFILVFAVAVCVAAWWLLGHTRVGMVVRAATERPELTRAFGIDVGRWITPVFGFGIALAALAGVLAAPMRAVNPLMGADLIIVVFAVVVIGGLGSIFGSVAAGFGIGLIQAWGEAYLSDWPILSQTIVFIVMAVVLLWRPAGLFGREEAPA
- a CDS encoding ABC transporter ATP-binding protein; its protein translation is MLRVDDLSAWYGEARVLRGVSLTVAAGEVVTLVGRNGAGKSTLLRCVMGLHAGRSGTVTLDGRDVGRLPAHRRARLGLGWVPDDRGAYATLSVTENLTLPPTVGPDPWPLARVYEAFPALYARRDSAATTLSGGEQQMLALARVLRMGARLLLCDEPTEGLSPLLVSQVGDILRQAKAHGVTVLLVEQNLHFATGVADRHYLLAEGRVVEAMENSEVRSRERELLSYLGI